Proteins co-encoded in one Ruegeria sp. YS9 genomic window:
- the mfd gene encoding transcription-repair coupling factor, whose product MKAPNHVTVGGAPEGFDAQLVLNEIARSNGPVAHVARDDKRMEAMRAALAFFAPDMPVFVFPGWDCLPYDRVSPNADISAARVATLAALVHQMPQKFVLLTTLNAATQRVPARDVLREAAFTARVDQRIDETALRNFLVRMGFTQSPTVMEPGDYAIRGGIIDIFPPGESGPVRLDLFGDVLDGARRFDPVSQRTTEKLDVVELAPVSEVILDDAAITRFRQNYRIEFGAAGTDDPLYEAVSAGRKHQGIEHWLPFFHEKLETLFDYLPDATITVDDQVTPARLARWETIADQYETRRLALENRSRMDTVYKPTPPGLLYLDDAAWEAAVGDRRVMQFSPLPQASGPGVIDAGGRIGRNFAPERQQESISLFGALASHITARLDKGPVLIASYSEGARERLTGLIEDEGLAEAIPITNGTRIGKRGLHLAVWALEHGFETPDLTVIAEQDVLGDRLIRQPKKRRKAENFLTETQSLSPGDLVVHVDHGIGRYMGMEVVTAAGAAHECLLLEYAEQAKLYLPVENIELLSKYGHDEGLLDRLGGGAWQAKKAKLKERIREMADKLIRIAAERALRKAPVMDPPPHAWEEFSARFPYQETDDQLRAISDVMEDMHSGAPMDRLICGDVGFGKTEVAMRAAFVAAMSGVQVAVVAPTTLLARQHAASFRERFRGFPLEVRQLSRFVSAKEAQKTRDGLARGTVDIVIGTHALLAKNIRFHNLGLLVIDEEQHFGVGHKERLKQLRSDIHVLTLTATPIPRTLQLSLTGVRDLSIIGTPPIDRLAIRTYVSEFDAVTIREALLREHYRGGQSFYVVPRISDLPEIEEFLKSQLPELSYVVAHGQMAAGELDDRMNAFYDGKYDVLLATTIVESGLDIPTANTMVVHRADMFGLAQLYQIRGRVGRSKTRAYAYLTTKPRQKLTATAEKRLRVLGSLDTLGAGFTLASQDLDIRGAGNLLGEEQSGQMRDVGYELYQSMLEEAIAKIKAGEMEGLSDADDQWAPQINLGVPVLIPEDYVPDLDVRLGLYRRLSSLSTKVELEGFAAELIDRFGKLPKEVNTLMLVVRIKAMCKRAGIAKLDGGPKGATIQFHNDKFASPEGLVEFIQNQRGMAKVKDNKIVVRRDWKKDSDKIKGAFAIARDLAEKVVAEKKKTKAG is encoded by the coding sequence ATGAAGGCTCCGAACCACGTGACAGTTGGCGGCGCCCCCGAAGGGTTTGACGCGCAGCTTGTGCTGAACGAAATCGCCCGCAGCAACGGGCCGGTGGCCCATGTCGCGCGAGATGACAAGCGGATGGAAGCGATGCGCGCCGCGCTGGCTTTCTTTGCCCCCGACATGCCGGTCTTCGTGTTTCCGGGCTGGGATTGTCTGCCCTATGACCGGGTGTCCCCCAATGCGGATATCTCGGCGGCCCGCGTTGCCACGCTGGCGGCGCTGGTTCACCAGATGCCGCAGAAATTCGTGTTGTTGACAACACTGAATGCGGCTACCCAACGCGTCCCGGCGCGAGACGTGTTGCGCGAAGCGGCGTTTACCGCCCGCGTCGATCAGCGCATTGACGAGACCGCGCTGCGCAACTTCCTGGTGCGCATGGGCTTCACGCAAAGCCCCACCGTGATGGAGCCGGGCGATTATGCCATTCGCGGCGGTATCATCGACATCTTCCCTCCGGGTGAATCGGGCCCCGTCCGTCTGGACCTGTTCGGAGATGTACTGGACGGCGCGCGCCGTTTTGATCCCGTGTCTCAGCGCACGACCGAAAAGCTGGACGTGGTCGAACTTGCTCCGGTGTCCGAGGTCATTCTGGATGATGCGGCTATCACGCGGTTCCGCCAGAACTATCGGATCGAATTCGGCGCTGCCGGAACCGATGATCCGCTTTACGAGGCGGTAAGCGCCGGTCGCAAGCATCAGGGCATCGAACATTGGCTGCCCTTCTTCCACGAGAAGCTTGAAACGTTGTTTGATTATCTGCCGGATGCCACGATCACTGTCGATGATCAGGTTACACCGGCCAGACTGGCCCGATGGGAGACGATTGCCGATCAATATGAGACCCGGCGTCTGGCGCTGGAAAACCGATCCCGTATGGATACGGTCTACAAACCCACTCCTCCGGGGCTGCTGTATCTGGATGATGCCGCGTGGGAGGCGGCCGTCGGGGATCGGCGTGTCATGCAGTTCAGCCCATTGCCGCAGGCGTCGGGCCCGGGTGTCATCGATGCGGGCGGGCGGATCGGGCGCAACTTTGCCCCCGAACGTCAGCAGGAAAGCATCAGCCTGTTCGGTGCTTTGGCCAGCCACATCACCGCCAGGCTCGACAAAGGTCCGGTGCTGATCGCGTCCTATTCGGAAGGTGCGCGCGAACGTCTGACCGGCCTGATCGAGGATGAAGGTCTAGCCGAGGCGATTCCGATAACAAATGGCACGCGTATCGGAAAGCGCGGCCTGCATCTTGCCGTCTGGGCGCTGGAGCACGGTTTTGAGACCCCCGACCTGACGGTGATCGCCGAACAGGATGTTCTGGGCGACAGGCTGATCCGCCAACCCAAGAAGCGCCGCAAGGCCGAGAATTTCCTGACCGAGACCCAATCCCTCAGCCCCGGTGATCTGGTGGTGCATGTGGATCACGGGATCGGTCGTTACATGGGAATGGAGGTCGTAACGGCCGCCGGAGCCGCCCATGAATGCCTGCTGCTGGAATATGCCGAGCAGGCAAAGCTGTACCTGCCGGTCGAAAACATCGAACTGCTGTCGAAATACGGACATGACGAAGGGCTTTTGGATCGACTTGGCGGCGGCGCCTGGCAGGCCAAGAAGGCCAAGCTGAAAGAACGCATCCGCGAGATGGCCGACAAGCTGATCCGCATCGCGGCGGAACGTGCTTTGCGAAAAGCCCCCGTAATGGACCCTCCGCCGCACGCGTGGGAGGAGTTCAGCGCCCGTTTCCCTTATCAGGAAACCGACGACCAGTTGAGGGCGATCTCGGATGTAATGGAGGATATGCACTCGGGCGCGCCGATGGACCGGCTGATCTGCGGTGACGTCGGTTTTGGCAAGACCGAGGTGGCGATGCGCGCCGCCTTTGTCGCCGCCATGTCCGGCGTGCAGGTTGCGGTCGTGGCTCCGACAACATTGCTGGCCCGACAACACGCCGCAAGCTTCAGGGAACGGTTCCGCGGTTTTCCTCTGGAGGTTCGGCAATTGTCGCGCTTTGTCTCGGCGAAAGAGGCCCAGAAAACCCGCGACGGTTTGGCCCGCGGTACGGTGGATATCGTGATCGGGACCCATGCGCTGCTGGCCAAGAACATACGGTTTCACAATCTGGGTCTGCTGGTCATCGACGAAGAACAGCACTTCGGTGTGGGGCATAAGGAACGGTTGAAGCAACTGCGCTCGGACATCCATGTTCTTACCCTGACCGCAACCCCGATTCCGCGAACCTTGCAATTGTCGCTGACCGGAGTGCGCGATCTGTCGATCATTGGCACCCCGCCTATCGACCGTCTGGCGATCAGAACCTATGTCAGCGAATTCGACGCGGTCACGATCCGAGAAGCGCTGCTGCGTGAACACTATCGCGGCGGGCAGAGTTTCTACGTCGTCCCTCGCATCTCGGACCTGCCCGAGATTGAGGAGTTCCTGAAAAGCCAACTGCCGGAACTGTCCTATGTGGTCGCACATGGCCAGATGGCGGCGGGTGAACTCGATGACCGTATGAACGCGTTTTATGACGGTAAGTATGATGTGTTGCTGGCCACGACCATTGTGGAAAGCGGATTGGACATTCCGACGGCGAACACGATGGTCGTGCACCGCGCCGATATGTTCGGTCTTGCGCAGCTTTACCAGATCCGGGGCCGGGTGGGGCGGTCCAAAACCCGCGCCTATGCCTACCTGACCACCAAACCACGGCAGAAGCTGACCGCCACTGCCGAGAAACGCCTGCGGGTTCTGGGCTCTCTGGATACGCTGGGGGCGGGGTTCACTTTGGCCTCGCAGGATTTGGACATCCGAGGCGCGGGCAATCTACTGGGCGAAGAACAGTCCGGTCAGATGCGCGATGTAGGCTATGAACTCTACCAGTCCATGCTGGAAGAGGCGATCGCCAAGATCAAAGCGGGTGAGATGGAGGGGCTGTCTGATGCTGATGACCAGTGGGCCCCGCAGATCAATCTGGGCGTGCCGGTTCTGATTCCCGAGGATTACGTGCCCGATCTGGATGTTCGTCTGGGCCTCTATCGGCGCCTGTCATCGCTGTCGACCAAGGTGGAACTGGAAGGTTTCGCCGCAGAGTTGATCGACCGTTTCGGCAAACTGCCGAAAGAGGTTAACACTCTGATGCTGGTCGTGCGCATCAAGGCCATGTGTAAACGGGCGGGCATTGCCAAGCTGGACGGAGGCCCGAAAGGCGCGACGATCCAGTTCCACAATGACAAGTTCGCATCCCCAGAAGGTTTGGTCGAATTCATTCAGAACCAACGCGGCATGGCCAAGGTCAAGGATAACAAGATCGTCGTGCGCCGGGATTGGAAGAAAGACAGCGACAAGATCAAAGGGGCCTTTGCGATTGCCCGTGACCTTGCTGAAAAGGTGGTCGCGGAAAAGAAGAAGACCAAGGCTGGCTGA
- a CDS encoding component of SufBCD complex, with product MDWYSSIFEVIDMRSFSNLWFWIVLAVVWSSASHWVMGIPYDLVVRARRIGGQVEIDLLDIVRIHTNRILLIVDMSGTILLAFGSFLFTGLATLGFYYGVEFAQAVFLLLFPLTLVLLVNIVHARRLRRQELTLDSVSKTIARCRLYTQIIGMISILVTSFWGMYQNISIGVLG from the coding sequence TTGGACTGGTACTCTTCGATCTTTGAAGTCATCGACATGCGCAGCTTCTCGAATCTCTGGTTCTGGATCGTGCTGGCGGTTGTCTGGTCATCGGCCAGTCACTGGGTGATGGGCATTCCCTACGATCTGGTGGTGCGTGCACGGCGCATTGGCGGGCAGGTCGAGATCGACCTTCTCGACATCGTTCGCATACACACCAACCGGATACTTTTGATCGTCGACATGTCAGGAACCATCCTGTTGGCGTTCGGAAGTTTTTTGTTCACCGGACTGGCCACGCTGGGGTTCTATTACGGCGTCGAGTTCGCGCAGGCCGTGTTCCTTCTTCTGTTTCCATTGACGCTTGTTCTGCTGGTGAACATCGTGCATGCACGACGGTTGCGGCGGCAGGAACTGACGCTCGACTCGGTTTCGAAAACCATTGCGCGCTGTCGGCTCTATACCCAGATCATAGGCATGATCTCGATACTGGTCACTTCGTTCTGGGGCATGTATCAGAACATCTCGATTGGCGTTCTGGGATAG
- the hemB gene encoding porphobilinogen synthase, translating into MKPTIAPYPMTRFRRARQSRAIRGLVRENTLTTDDLIWPVFVRDGEGIEEPVPSMPGVVRRSVDLIAKAAVEAQALGIPAICIFPYTDSALKTEDCAEAWNPDNLSNRAIRAIKAAAPDIAVMTDVALDPYNINGHDGYVVDGEIVNDQTIEALVKMTLAQADAGADIIGPSDMMDGRIGEMRRALEGAGHHNVMILSYAAKYASAFYGPFRDAVGASGALTGDKKTYQMDPANSNEALRLIERDLTEGADMVMIKPGMPYLDICRRVKDSFGAPTYAYQVSGEYAMIQAAAQNGWIDAEKAMLESLLAFKRAGCDGILTYFSPQVARILQG; encoded by the coding sequence ATGAAACCGACCATTGCACCCTATCCCATGACCCGCTTTCGGCGTGCCCGTCAATCCCGGGCAATTCGCGGGCTTGTGCGCGAGAACACCTTGACCACGGATGACCTGATCTGGCCGGTTTTCGTACGCGACGGCGAAGGGATTGAAGAGCCCGTACCCTCGATGCCGGGCGTAGTTCGCCGGTCGGTGGATCTGATTGCAAAAGCGGCCGTCGAAGCGCAGGCGCTTGGAATCCCGGCGATCTGCATCTTTCCCTACACGGATTCTGCGCTGAAAACAGAAGACTGCGCCGAGGCCTGGAACCCCGACAACCTGTCGAACCGGGCCATCCGGGCGATCAAGGCGGCAGCCCCTGACATCGCGGTGATGACGGACGTGGCGCTGGACCCTTACAATATCAACGGTCATGACGGTTACGTCGTCGACGGCGAGATCGTGAATGATCAGACCATCGAAGCGCTGGTCAAGATGACCCTTGCCCAGGCCGACGCCGGAGCCGACATCATCGGACCGTCGGACATGATGGACGGCCGGATCGGGGAAATGCGCCGCGCTTTGGAAGGCGCCGGGCATCACAATGTGATGATCCTCAGCTATGCCGCGAAATACGCCAGCGCTTTTTACGGCCCCTTCCGCGACGCCGTCGGCGCCTCGGGCGCGCTGACCGGTGACAAGAAAACCTATCAGATGGATCCGGCCAACTCGAACGAAGCCCTGCGGCTGATCGAACGCGATCTGACCGAGGGCGCGGACATGGTGATGATCAAACCGGGGATGCCCTATCTGGATATCTGTCGCCGTGTGAAAGACAGCTTTGGCGCACCCACCTATGCCTACCAGGTCTCGGGCGAATACGCGATGATCCAGGCGGCCGCCCAGAATGGCTGGATCGACGCAGAAAAGGCGATGCTGGAAAGCCTGCTGGCCTTCAAGCGCGCCGGGTGCGACGGTATTCTGACCTATTTTTCGCCTCAGGTTGCCCGCATCCTGCAAGGCTAA
- a CDS encoding YSC84-related protein yields the protein MSSSNSPRLNRRGFALGMAGLSLTAACGNGVGNSNSSMIDARVDATLTEMYSRYPNTVEIANKANGMLVMPLITDAGLIFFGGAYGQGALRINGATVDYYSAISGTAGLQIGAQQYAHILFFMTEDALNDFRRSSGWTAGADIGYVVDATGNSLSTDTTTLRSPVLAVVFGQAGLKFGATVEGTKYTRIIP from the coding sequence ATGAGCAGTTCCAACTCCCCCCGACTGAACCGTCGCGGCTTTGCCTTGGGCATGGCAGGCCTGTCCCTGACCGCCGCCTGCGGCAACGGCGTCGGCAATTCAAACTCGTCCATGATCGACGCCCGCGTCGATGCCACGCTGACCGAAATGTACAGCCGGTATCCCAACACCGTGGAAATCGCGAACAAAGCCAACGGCATGTTGGTTATGCCCCTGATCACCGACGCCGGATTGATCTTCTTTGGCGGTGCCTACGGCCAAGGCGCGCTGCGCATCAACGGCGCTACGGTCGATTACTATTCTGCAATTTCCGGAACCGCAGGTCTGCAAATCGGTGCGCAGCAATATGCGCATATCCTGTTCTTCATGACCGAGGATGCGCTGAACGATTTCCGCCGTTCCAGCGGATGGACAGCCGGTGCCGATATTGGATATGTGGTTGACGCAACAGGGAATTCCTTGTCCACGGACACGACAACACTGCGTTCGCCGGTGCTGGCGGTGGTCTTCGGCCAGGCCGGTCTTAAATTCGGTGCGACCGTCGAAGGTACGAAATATACCCGCATCATTCCATAA
- a CDS encoding penicillin acylase family protein: MGLVFRWLVRIASGLIILILAAMGLVYFLASQSLPDYDQTLEVEGLTAPVEIVRDTANVPHILGQTDPDVFFGLGYAHAQDRLWQMTVMRRTAQGRLSEVFGPRTLHIDKLLRRLDLYGLAHRSVEVQDDYTKAALRAYSAGVNARLTEINEEALGRGAPEMFLFNAPVSPWQPGDSIAIIKLMALQLSGHLTDEVLRARTSLMLNNPERLADILPDVPGPGIAALPEYATLFPDLPRYAAGTDIPETPLSPLPKRGLAGASNAWTAAPSRSASGGTLLANDPHLGFIAPGIWYLAHLGLEKGGVIGASIPGVPAIMTGRSDRLGWGLTSSYLDDQDVHIEQLNPDNPEEYLTPTGFKKFRTRPSIIEIKGEAPVTLTLRWTENGPVLPGTDYKLETITPPGHVASLSWTALSPQDTSMSASMALMNADNVEQAIAVGEQFIAPSQNLSLVDKTTIGMKLIGAMPRRDPQNQSRGRIPSPGWIEANRWQGRLPYADNPEFVAPVGGVLGNTNNKIIDRPFPDHVSYEWGDTQRVHRWERLMQSREVHTRDSFIEAQLDTVSFTARSLLPLIGADLWFTGASAPEGTPERQRQIALSLLAEWNGEMNEHLPEPLIYAAWLRALQIRLISDELGPLASEYKHVEPLFIERVYRDIDGAGVWCDVVQSAPVETCTEMARLALDDALIWISERYGSALESLRWGDAHQATHDHPVLGSVPILRFFVNIRQSTSGGDNTLLRGRTSGEGPDPFQNVHGAGYRGVYDFADPNSSVFITATGQSGHFLSRYYDDQAQLWRRGEYIPMSLDLDLARAAAVGTTNLIPR; this comes from the coding sequence ATGGGTCTTGTTTTCCGCTGGCTGGTGCGCATCGCGTCGGGTCTGATCATTTTGATCCTCGCCGCAATGGGCCTTGTCTATTTTCTGGCCAGCCAATCCCTGCCGGACTATGACCAAACGCTTGAGGTCGAAGGTCTGACCGCCCCGGTCGAGATCGTACGCGACACCGCCAACGTACCGCATATTCTGGGCCAGACCGATCCCGATGTGTTCTTTGGGTTGGGATATGCCCATGCACAGGATCGACTGTGGCAGATGACTGTCATGCGCCGTACCGCGCAAGGCCGACTGTCCGAGGTCTTTGGCCCGCGCACGCTTCACATCGACAAGCTGCTGCGCAGGTTGGACCTTTATGGGCTGGCCCACCGCTCGGTCGAGGTGCAGGACGATTATACAAAGGCCGCTTTGCGTGCCTATTCCGCCGGGGTCAATGCCCGCCTGACCGAGATCAACGAAGAGGCGCTGGGTCGCGGCGCACCCGAGATGTTCCTGTTCAACGCTCCGGTCTCGCCCTGGCAACCGGGTGACAGTATCGCAATAATCAAGCTGATGGCGCTGCAACTGTCAGGCCACCTGACCGATGAAGTTCTGCGCGCGCGCACGTCCTTGATGCTGAACAATCCAGAACGTCTGGCCGACATCCTGCCCGACGTTCCCGGACCCGGCATTGCCGCGCTGCCCGAATATGCCACCCTGTTCCCAGATCTCCCCCGTTATGCTGCGGGAACGGACATTCCCGAAACACCTCTTTCACCCCTTCCCAAACGTGGTCTGGCCGGAGCTTCAAATGCCTGGACCGCCGCGCCGTCACGTTCTGCAAGTGGCGGAACCCTGTTGGCCAACGACCCTCATTTGGGTTTCATTGCGCCCGGGATTTGGTACCTGGCACATCTCGGCCTGGAAAAAGGCGGTGTCATCGGGGCCTCGATCCCGGGTGTGCCCGCCATCATGACCGGACGCAGCGACCGGTTGGGATGGGGGCTTACATCCTCGTATCTTGACGATCAGGACGTTCATATCGAGCAGCTTAATCCCGACAACCCCGAGGAATACCTGACCCCGACCGGCTTCAAGAAATTCCGGACCCGCCCTTCGATCATCGAGATCAAGGGGGAAGCTCCGGTTACGCTGACCCTGCGCTGGACCGAGAACGGGCCGGTGCTGCCGGGCACGGACTACAAGCTGGAAACCATCACCCCGCCGGGACATGTGGCATCGCTGTCCTGGACGGCACTCAGCCCGCAGGACACGTCGATGTCGGCGTCCATGGCGCTGATGAACGCCGACAACGTCGAACAGGCCATCGCGGTCGGCGAACAGTTCATCGCGCCTTCTCAGAACCTGTCGCTGGTCGACAAGACGACCATTGGGATGAAGCTGATCGGCGCCATGCCTCGGCGTGATCCGCAAAACCAAAGCCGTGGGCGTATCCCCTCGCCCGGCTGGATCGAGGCCAATCGCTGGCAAGGCCGCCTGCCCTATGCCGACAACCCGGAATTCGTGGCCCCCGTCGGCGGTGTTCTGGGCAACACGAACAACAAGATCATCGACCGCCCGTTCCCGGATCACGTCTCGTATGAATGGGGCGATACGCAGCGCGTGCATCGCTGGGAACGCCTGATGCAATCCCGCGAGGTGCATACCCGCGACAGCTTTATCGAAGCGCAACTGGACACGGTCAGCTTTACCGCGCGGTCCCTGTTGCCGCTGATCGGTGCCGATCTGTGGTTCACCGGGGCTTCGGCCCCCGAAGGAACGCCGGAACGCCAGCGCCAGATCGCGCTGTCGCTGCTGGCGGAGTGGAACGGTGAGATGAACGAACACCTGCCCGAGCCGTTGATCTATGCGGCCTGGCTGCGTGCGCTGCAAATCCGGCTGATCTCGGACGAGCTTGGGCCTCTGGCCAGCGAATACAAACATGTCGAACCGCTGTTCATCGAACGGGTCTATCGCGACATTGACGGGGCGGGTGTCTGGTGCGACGTGGTTCAAAGCGCACCGGTCGAGACATGTACCGAGATGGCGCGGCTTGCGCTGGACGACGCGCTGATCTGGATATCTGAACGATATGGCAGCGCGCTTGAATCCCTGCGTTGGGGCGACGCTCATCAGGCAACTCATGATCATCCCGTGCTGGGCTCTGTCCCGATATTGCGGTTTTTTGTGAACATTCGCCAATCGACCAGCGGCGGCGACAACACATTGCTGCGAGGCCGCACGTCAGGCGAAGGGCCTGATCCGTTCCAGAACGTGCACGGCGCCGGGTATCGCGGGGTTTATGACTTTGCCGACCCCAACAGCTCGGTTTTCATAACGGCGACCGGGCAGTCGGGTCACTTCCTGTCGCGCTACTATGACGATCAGGCGCAGCTGTGGCGGCGTGGCGAATACATCCCCATGTCACTGGATCTTGATCTGGCCCGCGCCGCGGCTGTCGGAACAACCAATCTGATCCCGCGATAA
- a CDS encoding nuclear transport factor 2 family protein: MASIRDVLNNLARDYAIAWSSGDADAVAGFFAHDGQITFNDSEPAKGREAIANLVRESYASFPDLEVRCDMMRWAGTHAIFVWTREGHHAETGNHVVTRGWEEWELTPDYLVQSSLGWFDAGDHQRQIDGA; this comes from the coding sequence ATGGCCAGTATTCGGGATGTCCTAAATAATCTTGCGCGCGACTACGCAATCGCATGGAGTTCTGGCGACGCTGACGCAGTTGCCGGTTTCTTTGCACATGACGGGCAGATCACCTTCAACGATAGCGAACCAGCCAAAGGACGCGAAGCAATCGCCAACCTGGTACGCGAATCCTACGCCAGCTTTCCAGATCTGGAAGTGCGCTGTGACATGATGCGATGGGCCGGAACGCATGCCATATTCGTCTGGACCCGCGAAGGGCACCACGCCGAAACCGGCAATCACGTTGTCACACGTGGATGGGAGGAATGGGAACTGACGCCAGATTACCTTGTACAGTCCTCGTTGGGCTGGTTCGACGCGGGTGACCACCAACGGCAGATAGACGGGGCCTGA
- a CDS encoding putative quinol monooxygenase — translation MSDKPDQRVFLNGHIDVPADRLEEVRAALPDHVKLTRAEQGCISFDVIEDQTCPGRFNVSEVFADQQAFDAHQARTRASDWARVTQRIPRDYRIERASNGR, via the coding sequence ATGTCTGACAAGCCGGACCAAAGAGTGTTCCTGAACGGCCATATAGATGTGCCTGCGGACCGGCTGGAGGAGGTGCGCGCAGCGTTGCCGGACCATGTGAAACTGACCCGCGCGGAACAAGGCTGTATATCTTTCGACGTGATCGAGGATCAGACCTGTCCGGGTCGGTTCAACGTGTCAGAAGTGTTTGCGGATCAGCAGGCTTTCGATGCACATCAGGCCCGGACACGGGCATCTGACTGGGCTCGGGTCACTCAGAGGATACCGCGAGACTACAGGATAGAACGCGCATCCAACGGACGTTGA
- the hflX gene encoding GTPase HflX has translation MEHDRMRTRAWVLHPEIKSDEQRRVPEPALEEAVALAAALPDLDVIGSEIVRLQRAQAGYLFGSGKIEELGERFHDNEVELVLIDGPVTPVQQRNLEKAWKVKILDRTGLILEIFSDRARTREGVLQVEMAALSYQRTRLVRAWTHLERQRGGLGFVGGPGETQIEADRRAIDEQLVRLRRQLQKVVKTRTLHRAARAKVPYPIVALVGYTNAGKSTLFNHLTGAEVMAKDMLFATLDPTMRRVQLPDGPEVILSDTVGFISNLPTELVAAFRATLEEVLGADLIVHVRDISHEETEAQAQDVEAILTSLGVDDERPRLEVWNKIDLLSADEREATLARADRDPEIFAISAVTGEGIAPLLSEIAMRLQGARREAVLDLSFSDGDKRAWLFRQDVVSSEEQTEDGFRITVLWTEKQAAQFEALKN, from the coding sequence ATGGAACATGACCGGATGCGCACCCGGGCCTGGGTGCTGCATCCCGAAATCAAATCAGATGAACAGCGCCGTGTCCCTGAACCGGCGCTGGAAGAGGCGGTGGCACTGGCCGCCGCATTGCCTGATCTGGATGTGATCGGATCCGAAATCGTGCGCCTTCAACGCGCTCAGGCCGGGTATTTGTTCGGCAGCGGCAAGATTGAAGAACTTGGTGAGCGTTTTCACGACAACGAAGTTGAACTGGTTCTGATCGACGGGCCGGTGACACCGGTGCAGCAACGCAATCTGGAAAAGGCGTGGAAGGTCAAGATCCTCGACAGGACCGGGTTGATCCTTGAGATTTTCAGCGATCGCGCCCGTACGCGGGAAGGCGTGTTGCAGGTCGAGATGGCGGCGCTCAGCTATCAGCGGACGCGGCTGGTACGGGCGTGGACCCACCTTGAACGCCAGCGCGGTGGTTTGGGATTTGTCGGCGGACCCGGCGAAACCCAGATCGAAGCCGACCGCCGCGCCATTGACGAACAACTGGTGCGCTTGCGGCGGCAGTTGCAGAAGGTGGTCAAGACCCGGACACTGCACCGTGCCGCCCGGGCCAAGGTGCCCTATCCAATCGTCGCTCTCGTGGGCTACACAAACGCAGGGAAATCCACGCTGTTCAATCACTTGACCGGGGCCGAGGTGATGGCCAAGGACATGCTGTTCGCCACGCTGGACCCGACCATGCGCCGCGTGCAACTGCCTGATGGCCCCGAAGTGATCCTGTCGGACACGGTGGGCTTTATCTCGAACCTTCCGACCGAGCTTGTGGCGGCCTTCCGGGCGACGCTGGAAGAGGTCTTGGGTGCCGATCTGATCGTCCATGTGCGTGATATCAGCCACGAGGAAACAGAGGCGCAGGCGCAGGATGTCGAGGCGATCCTGACCTCGCTGGGCGTCGACGACGAGCGGCCCCGGCTTGAGGTTTGGAACAAGATTGACCTGCTGAGCGCCGATGAGCGCGAGGCGACGCTGGCACGCGCGGACCGAGATCCCGAGATTTTTGCGATTTCAGCGGTCACCGGCGAAGGCATCGCACCTTTGCTGTCCGAGATCGCGATGCGTCTGCAAGGTGCACGGCGTGAGGCGGTATTGGATCTGTCTTTCTCTGACGGGGACAAGCGGGCCTGGCTGTTCCGCCAGGATGTCGTAAGCAGCGAAGAACAGACCGAGGACGGGTTTCGCATCACCGTTCTGTGGACCGAGAAACAAGCGGCTCAGTTCGAGGCGCTGAAGAATTAG
- the hfq gene encoding RNA chaperone Hfq encodes MASDRQNLQDAFLNNVRKAKVPVTIFLINGVKLQGVITWFDNFCVLLRRDGQSQLVYKHAISTIMPSQPINLYEGEDAS; translated from the coding sequence ATGGCTTCGGACAGACAGAATCTTCAGGATGCCTTCCTGAACAATGTACGGAAAGCTAAGGTTCCGGTCACGATTTTCCTGATCAACGGCGTGAAATTGCAGGGTGTTATCACCTGGTTCGACAATTTCTGCGTATTGTTGCGCCGCGACGGACAGTCGCAGTTGGTATACAAGCACGCGATTTCGACCATCATGCCGTCACAGCCGATCAACCTGTATGAGGGCGAAGACGCCTCTTGA